In Haliotis asinina isolate JCU_RB_2024 chromosome 15, JCU_Hal_asi_v2, whole genome shotgun sequence, one DNA window encodes the following:
- the LOC137264837 gene encoding uncharacterized protein, which translates to MFASVLNILGPPAFELLIQDGRLSLDCSRQNLDRADECTNFSSFLCASPYQMDLRLHTALNIICRNKADIVQEASCWTSGNLFGAIRSCYDDDRDVYSACAEQSVGNLQGCSTNTGAIVRQLMLALVI; encoded by the exons ATGTTCGCGTCAGTCCTGAATATCCTGGGACCACCAGCGTTTGAGCTGCTCATCCAAGATGGCCGTCTAAGTCTTGATTGCAG CCGACAGAACCTAGATCGAGCAGACGAATGCACGAACTTTTCATCGTTCTTGTGTGCTTCACCCTACCAAATGGATCTGAGACTTCACACTGCCCTCAATATTATCTGTAGAAACAAAGCAG ATATCGTACAGGAAGCATCCTGCTGGACCAGTGGGAATCTGTTCGGGGCTATAAGGTCATGTTATGATGATGACAG GGATGTATATTCCGCGTGTGCTGAACAAAGTGTGGGCAACCTGCAAGGGTGTTCTACAAACACAGGGGCCATCGTGAGGCAGCTGATGTTGGCGCTGGTTATCTGA